From a region of the Teredinibacter turnerae genome:
- the rpoB gene encoding DNA-directed RNA polymerase subunit beta, with product MAYSYTEKKRIRKDFGKLPNVMEVPYLLAIQLDSYRKFTQADRPADERLDIGLQAAFKSVFPIVSYSGNAALEYVSYALGKPVFDVSECVLRGATYAVPLRVKVRLIIYDRESSSKAIKDIKEQEVYMGEIPLMTDNGTFVINGTERVIVSQLHRSPGVFFEHDKGKTHSSGKLLYSARVIPYRGSWLDFEFDPKDLVYVRIDRRRKLPATILLRALGYSAEEMLDMFFETSRVYLSDDNVKLELVPSRLRGEVTTFEIKDAEGNIVVEEGRRITARHIRQLEKSNVTELQVPADYVLGKALAANVIDTNTGEVLFECNSEITEEVLEGLRSANVSEFQILYTNDLDCGPFLSDTLRTDPTRTELEALVEIYRMMRPGEPPTKESAEGLFQNLFFSNERYDLSAVGRMKFNRRLGRDEETGEGTLSREDIVDVLRTLISIRNGQGTVDDIDHLGNRRVRSVGEMAENQFRVGLVRVERAVKERLSMAESEGLMPQDLINAKPVAAAVKEFFGSSQLSQFMDQNNPLSEITHKRRVSALGPGGLTRERAGFEVRDVHPTHYGRVCPIETPEGPNIGLINSLATYARTNNYGFLESPHRKVVDGKVTDEIEYLSAINESQYVIAQASAATDGEGRLTDDLVSVRFQNEFTLKAAADVQYMDVSPRQVVSVAASLIPFLEHDDANRALMGSNMQRQAVPTLKADKPVVGTGMERNVARDSGVCVVAKRGGKIESVDAGRIVVRVADEETPAGDAGVDIYNLIKYTRSNQNTCINQRPIVGPGDSISRGDILADGPSVDLGELALGQNMRIAFMTWNGYNFEDSILVSERVVQEDRFTTIHIQELTCIARDTKLGSEEITADIPNVGEGALAKLDESGIVYVGAEVGAGDILVGKVTPKGETQLTPEEKLLRAIFGEKASDVKDTSLRVPSSVKGTVIDVQVFTRDGLEKDQRSLDIEKAQLDQVRKDLNEEYRIVEGATFARLRSSLVGNLASSGKGVKKGEAVTDEMLNAIDRDDWFKVRMADDALNEQLDLAEQQLVERRKELDERFEDKKRKLATGDDLAPGVLKIVKVYLAIKRRIQPGDKMAGRHGNKGVISVIMPVEDMPYDENGEPIDIVLNPLGVPSRMNVGQILETHLGLASKGLGRKIDNMVKQQREIAELRKFLGEIYNEIGQGYKIEDLESFSDEDILELARNLRGGVPMATRAFDGAAESEIKALLKLADLPESGQMSLFDGRTGDAFMRPVTVGYMYMLKLNHLVDDKMHARSTGSYSLVTQQPLGGKAQFGGQRFGEMEVWALEAYGAAYTLQEMLTVKSDDVNGRTKMYKNIVDGDHRMEPGMPESFNVLVKEIRSLGINIELEQDS from the coding sequence ATGGCTTACTCATATACTGAGAAAAAACGTATCCGTAAGGATTTTGGCAAATTGCCAAACGTCATGGAAGTACCTTACCTTCTGGCGATTCAGTTAGATTCCTATAGAAAATTTACTCAAGCCGACCGGCCTGCGGATGAGCGCCTGGATATCGGTTTGCAAGCAGCATTCAAGTCTGTTTTCCCTATTGTTAGCTACTCAGGTAATGCTGCACTCGAGTACGTTAGTTACGCCCTTGGCAAGCCCGTTTTCGATGTAAGCGAGTGTGTTTTGCGCGGTGCCACTTACGCCGTGCCCTTGCGCGTTAAAGTCCGTCTGATCATTTACGATCGAGAGTCTTCCAGTAAGGCCATTAAGGATATTAAAGAGCAGGAAGTCTATATGGGCGAAATTCCGTTGATGACTGACAACGGTACTTTCGTTATCAACGGTACAGAGCGAGTTATTGTTTCCCAGCTTCACCGCTCTCCCGGGGTTTTCTTTGAGCACGATAAAGGTAAGACTCACTCCTCCGGTAAGCTGTTGTACTCTGCTCGGGTAATTCCCTACCGTGGCTCATGGCTCGACTTCGAGTTTGATCCAAAAGATCTGGTATATGTACGTATTGACCGTCGCCGCAAATTGCCTGCGACTATTCTGTTACGTGCGTTGGGTTATAGCGCGGAAGAAATGCTCGATATGTTCTTCGAGACCTCACGTGTTTACCTCTCAGACGACAACGTTAAGCTGGAACTCGTGCCTTCACGCTTGCGCGGTGAAGTGACTACCTTCGAAATTAAAGATGCCGAAGGCAACATTGTCGTGGAAGAAGGGCGTCGGATTACCGCACGTCATATTCGTCAGTTGGAGAAATCCAATGTTACTGAGTTGCAGGTACCCGCCGACTACGTCCTCGGCAAAGCGCTTGCGGCTAATGTGATAGATACCAACACCGGTGAGGTGTTGTTCGAATGTAACAGCGAAATCACTGAAGAAGTGCTGGAAGGTCTGCGTTCGGCAAATGTCAGCGAATTCCAGATTCTGTATACCAACGATCTGGACTGCGGTCCGTTCCTGTCAGATACATTGCGCACAGATCCAACCCGTACCGAGTTGGAAGCGCTGGTCGAAATTTACCGCATGATGCGCCCTGGCGAGCCGCCTACCAAGGAGTCCGCAGAAGGCCTGTTCCAAAACCTGTTCTTCAGCAACGAACGCTATGATCTTTCTGCGGTAGGCCGCATGAAGTTTAACCGCCGCTTGGGCCGCGACGAAGAAACTGGCGAAGGTACCCTGTCACGCGAGGATATCGTTGACGTACTGCGTACCTTGATCAGTATCCGTAACGGCCAGGGCACCGTGGACGATATCGACCACCTGGGTAACCGTCGTGTACGTTCCGTCGGCGAAATGGCTGAAAACCAGTTCCGTGTTGGTCTGGTGCGTGTAGAACGCGCGGTGAAAGAGCGTTTGTCCATGGCTGAAAGCGAAGGCCTGATGCCACAAGATCTGATCAACGCCAAACCGGTTGCTGCTGCCGTGAAAGAATTTTTCGGCTCGAGTCAGCTTTCTCAGTTTATGGATCAGAACAACCCGCTGTCTGAAATTACCCACAAGCGACGTGTATCTGCGTTGGGCCCAGGTGGTCTGACCCGTGAGCGCGCGGGCTTTGAGGTACGTGACGTACACCCGACCCACTACGGTCGAGTATGTCCTATTGAAACACCGGAAGGTCCAAACATCGGTTTGATCAACTCGTTGGCAACCTACGCGCGCACCAATAATTACGGCTTCCTGGAAAGCCCGCACCGCAAGGTGGTTGATGGCAAGGTTACCGACGAGATCGAATACCTTTCCGCAATTAACGAATCACAATATGTGATTGCGCAGGCGTCAGCGGCGACTGACGGCGAAGGTCGTTTGACCGATGATCTTGTTTCTGTGCGTTTCCAGAACGAATTTACCTTGAAAGCGGCGGCAGACGTGCAATATATGGACGTCTCTCCGCGCCAGGTCGTTTCGGTTGCTGCATCCTTGATTCCATTCCTGGAACACGATGATGCAAACCGCGCACTGATGGGGTCGAACATGCAACGTCAGGCGGTACCGACATTGAAGGCTGACAAGCCTGTTGTAGGTACTGGTATGGAGCGCAATGTAGCGCGCGATTCCGGCGTGTGTGTGGTTGCCAAACGTGGCGGTAAAATTGAGAGTGTTGATGCCGGCCGAATCGTGGTGCGTGTTGCTGATGAAGAAACACCGGCAGGTGATGCGGGTGTGGATATTTACAACCTCATCAAATACACCCGTTCCAACCAGAACACCTGTATCAACCAGCGTCCAATCGTTGGCCCCGGAGACAGCATTTCCCGCGGCGATATTCTTGCTGACGGCCCGTCTGTTGACCTGGGCGAACTGGCTCTGGGTCAGAACATGCGCATCGCATTTATGACCTGGAACGGCTACAACTTTGAGGATTCGATTCTTGTATCCGAGCGCGTTGTTCAGGAAGACCGCTTCACCACTATCCACATTCAGGAACTGACCTGTATTGCGCGTGATACCAAACTGGGCAGCGAGGAAATTACCGCTGATATCCCCAATGTTGGCGAAGGCGCACTGGCTAAGCTGGATGAATCCGGCATTGTCTACGTCGGTGCCGAGGTTGGTGCGGGCGATATTCTGGTCGGTAAGGTAACGCCTAAAGGTGAAACCCAGCTCACCCCAGAAGAAAAACTGTTGCGCGCAATCTTCGGCGAAAAAGCGTCCGACGTTAAAGATACATCCTTACGGGTTCCTTCCAGTGTTAAAGGTACGGTGATTGACGTTCAAGTCTTCACCCGTGATGGTCTTGAGAAAGACCAGCGTTCGCTGGATATCGAAAAGGCGCAGCTCGATCAGGTTCGCAAGGACTTGAACGAAGAATACCGCATTGTTGAAGGCGCAACCTTTGCTCGTTTGCGTTCGTCTCTGGTTGGCAATCTGGCTTCCAGCGGCAAGGGCGTGAAGAAAGGTGAAGCTGTCACCGATGAAATGCTTAATGCTATTGATCGCGACGACTGGTTCAAAGTTCGCATGGCCGATGATGCCTTAAACGAACAGCTTGATCTTGCCGAGCAGCAATTGGTTGAGCGCCGTAAAGAACTGGACGAGCGTTTCGAAGACAAGAAGCGCAAGCTGGCGACTGGCGATGATCTCGCGCCTGGCGTGTTGAAAATCGTCAAGGTTTACCTGGCGATCAAACGACGCATTCAGCCTGGTGACAAGATGGCAGGCCGTCACGGTAACAAAGGTGTTATCTCGGTAATTATGCCGGTTGAAGATATGCCTTACGATGAAAACGGCGAACCGATTGATATCGTACTGAACCCGCTGGGTGTGCCATCACGTATGAACGTGGGTCAGATACTTGAGACCCACCTTGGTCTTGCTTCCAAAGGTTTGGGGCGCAAGATCGACAACATGGTCAAACAACAGCGCGAAATCGCCGAGTTGCGTAAATTCCTCGGCGAAATCTACAACGAAATTGGTCAGGGTTATAAGATCGAAGACCTGGAATCCTTCAGCGATGAAGATATTCTGGAGCTTGCGCGCAATCTGCGTGGCGGTGTGCCTATGGCAACCCGTGCGTTCGACGGTGCTGCAGAATCTGAAATCAAAGCGTTGCTCAAACTGGCTGACCTGCCTGAATCCGGTCAGATGTCACTGTTCGACGGCCGTACCGGCGATGCATTTATGCGTCCGGTGACCGTTGGTTACATGTACATGCTCAAGCTGAACCACCTGGTGGACGACAAAATGCACGCGCGTTCCACCGGTTCCTACAGCCTTGTTACTCAGCAGCCGCTGGGTGGTAAGGCGCAGTTTGGTGGTCAGCGATTCGGTGAGATGGAGGTGTGGGCGCTGGAAGCATACGGCGCAGCTTACACCCTGCAGGAAATGCTCACAGTGAAGTCGGATGACGTGAACGGTCGTACCAAAATGTATAAAAACATTGTGGACGGCGATCATCGTATGGAGCCTGGCATGCCGGAATCCTTCAACGTACTTGTGAAGGAAATCCGCTCGCTGGGTATCAACATCGAACTCGAGCAAGATTCTTAA
- the rplL gene encoding 50S ribosomal protein L7/L12: MALSKEDILNAIAEMSVMDVVELVEAMEEKFGVSAAAAVAVAAPAAGDAGGAAAEEQTEFDVVLSSAGEKKVNVIKAVRAITGLGLKEAKAMVDGAPSTVKEALSKDDAEAAKKELEEAGATVELK, translated from the coding sequence ATGGCTCTTTCTAAAGAAGATATTCTTAACGCAATTGCTGAAATGTCTGTAATGGACGTTGTTGAGCTTGTTGAAGCTATGGAAGAAAAATTCGGCGTTTCTGCCGCTGCTGCTGTTGCCGTTGCTGCACCTGCTGCTGGCGACGCTGGCGGTGCTGCTGCTGAAGAGCAAACCGAATTTGACGTGGTTCTGTCTTCCGCTGGCGAGAAGAAAGTAAACGTGATCAAAGCGGTACGTGCAATCACCGGTCTGGGCCTGAAAGAAGCCAAGGCTATGGTTGACGGCGCGCCTAGCACTGTTAAAGAAGCTCTGTCTAAAGACGACGCAGAAGCTGCCAAGAAGGAACTGGAAGAAGCCGGCGCTACTGTTGAGCTTAAGTAA
- the rplJ gene encoding 50S ribosomal protein L10, whose amino-acid sequence MAIGLEDKKAIVADVNETASSALSLVIADARGVTVGKMDALRKLARENNVRLRVVRNTLAKRAVQGTDFECVNEALVGPSLLGFSMEDPGAAARIFKDFAKEQDKFEVKALSVGGKLLPASQIDALAKLPTREQALGMLASVMIAPVTKLVRTFNEVPSKVTRAVAAVRDQKKDAA is encoded by the coding sequence GTGGCTATTGGACTCGAAGACAAAAAAGCGATCGTCGCTGACGTTAACGAGACTGCATCTAGCGCGTTATCTCTGGTGATTGCCGACGCTCGCGGTGTGACCGTCGGAAAAATGGATGCCCTGCGCAAGCTGGCCCGTGAAAACAATGTGCGTTTGCGCGTTGTTCGTAACACATTGGCTAAGCGTGCTGTACAAGGCACCGATTTTGAGTGCGTGAATGAAGCACTTGTTGGCCCAAGCCTGCTGGGTTTTTCTATGGAAGACCCAGGCGCTGCGGCGCGTATCTTCAAAGATTTTGCCAAAGAGCAAGATAAGTTTGAAGTGAAAGCGCTGTCTGTGGGCGGCAAGTTGCTGCCAGCAAGCCAGATTGATGCTCTTGCCAAGCTACCTACACGGGAGCAGGCATTGGGTATGCTGGCGAGCGTAATGATCGCACCTGTCACCAAATTGGTTCGTACTTTCAACGAAGTACCTTCCAAAGTTACTCGTGCTGTTGCGGCTGTCCGCGACCAGAAGAAAGACGCGGCTTAA
- the rplA gene encoding 50S ribosomal protein L1 yields the protein MAKLTKRQKAINEKIDFSKAYGIDEAVALLKELSTVKFPETVDAAINLGIDPRKSDQAVRGATSLPHGTGKDVRVAVFTQGAAADAAKEAGAEFVGMEDLADQVKGGMMDFDVVIADPAAMRVVGALGQILGPRGLMPNPKTGTVTPDVAGAVKNAKAGQVRFRADKGGVIHGGIGKVSFELNAIKENLEALVSDLKKAKPAAAKGVYLKKISLSTTMGPGLTIDQSSLEI from the coding sequence GTGGCCAAACTGACCAAACGACAAAAAGCAATTAACGAAAAAATCGATTTCAGCAAAGCCTACGGCATTGATGAAGCCGTTGCTCTGTTGAAAGAGCTGTCTACCGTAAAGTTTCCTGAAACTGTAGACGCTGCAATCAATCTGGGTATTGACCCACGTAAATCTGATCAGGCAGTGCGCGGTGCAACCAGTTTGCCGCATGGTACTGGTAAAGACGTGCGCGTTGCTGTGTTCACTCAAGGCGCTGCTGCAGACGCAGCTAAAGAGGCCGGAGCTGAATTTGTTGGCATGGAAGATCTCGCCGATCAAGTTAAAGGTGGGATGATGGACTTCGACGTGGTTATTGCTGATCCAGCCGCCATGCGTGTTGTAGGTGCTCTGGGCCAGATTCTCGGTCCTCGCGGCCTGATGCCAAACCCGAAAACCGGCACTGTAACTCCAGATGTTGCTGGTGCGGTTAAGAATGCCAAAGCCGGTCAGGTGCGTTTCCGTGCTGACAAAGGCGGCGTAATTCACGGTGGTATTGGCAAGGTTTCCTTCGAGCTTAACGCGATTAAGGAAAACCTCGAAGCACTGGTTTCCGACTTGAAAAAAGCCAAGCCTGCTGCGGCCAAGGGTGTGTATCTGAAGAAGATTTCTCTCAGCACCACCATGGGTCCTGGCTTGACTATCGATCAATCCAGCCTGGAAATTTAA
- the rplK gene encoding 50S ribosomal protein L11, with protein MAKKIEAYIKLQVKAGQANPSPPVGPALGQHGVNIMEFCKAFNAQTQGIEPGSPVPVVISVYSDRSFTFAMKTPPASFLLKRAAGIKSGSGRPNTEKVGKVNRAQLEEIATTKMPDLTAADMDAAVRTIAGSARAMGLDVEGV; from the coding sequence ATGGCAAAGAAAATTGAAGCTTATATTAAGCTGCAGGTAAAGGCCGGTCAGGCCAACCCAAGTCCACCCGTTGGTCCAGCTCTGGGTCAACATGGTGTCAACATCATGGAATTCTGTAAAGCGTTTAATGCGCAGACTCAGGGTATTGAGCCTGGTTCTCCGGTTCCAGTTGTTATTTCCGTATACAGCGATCGCAGCTTCACGTTTGCGATGAAAACTCCTCCCGCGTCTTTCTTGCTTAAGCGCGCTGCAGGTATTAAAAGCGGAAGTGGTCGTCCTAATACTGAAAAGGTGGGCAAGGTTAACCGTGCTCAGCTCGAAGAGATTGCAACGACCAAGATGCCAGATCTTACAGCTGCCGATATGGACGCAGCGGTTCGCACTATCGCAGGTTCTGCGCGTGCGATGGGTCTTGATGTGGAGGGCGTGTAA
- the nusG gene encoding transcription termination/antitermination protein NusG, producing MAKRWYVVHAYSGYEKKVATALKERIELYGMQDSFGEVLVPTEEVVEMRGGQKRKSERKFFPGYVLVQMELNDDAWHLVKETPRVMGFIGGKADKPAPITDKEAELILQRVDDSADKPKPKTLFEPGEMVRVIDGPFNDFNGVVEEVNYEKSRLQVAVLIFGRSTPVELEFGQVEKT from the coding sequence ATGGCCAAACGCTGGTACGTGGTTCACGCTTATTCGGGCTACGAAAAGAAAGTAGCGACAGCATTAAAAGAGCGTATTGAGCTTTATGGGATGCAAGACAGCTTTGGTGAGGTGTTGGTGCCCACTGAGGAAGTTGTCGAGATGCGCGGTGGGCAAAAACGAAAGTCTGAGCGCAAGTTCTTCCCAGGGTATGTGTTGGTACAGATGGAGTTGAACGATGATGCGTGGCATCTGGTAAAAGAAACTCCGCGAGTAATGGGTTTTATCGGTGGCAAAGCGGACAAGCCCGCGCCTATTACCGATAAAGAAGCCGAGCTTATTTTGCAGCGTGTAGATGATTCCGCTGACAAGCCGAAACCTAAAACGCTGTTCGAACCGGGTGAAATGGTGCGTGTTATCGACGGCCCATTTAACGACTTTAATGGTGTGGTTGAGGAAGTTAATTACGAAAAGAGTCGCCTCCAGGTGGCGGTTCTTATTTTTGGTCGATCTACGCCGGTTGAGCTGGAGTTTGGCCAGGTAGAGAAAACCTGA
- the secE gene encoding preprotein translocase subunit SecE yields the protein MSTKVEEAQFSLDWLKWLVVIAIVLGGAVANSFYAGDLALYLRALVLIVLGGVAAFIAVNTAKGNAFWNLLKAAQVEVRKVVWPSRQETTQTTLIVAVVVVVTALILWGLDTGLGYLASLIIG from the coding sequence ATGAGCACAAAAGTCGAAGAAGCACAGTTTTCGCTAGATTGGTTGAAGTGGTTGGTCGTTATTGCCATCGTTTTGGGTGGCGCGGTCGCGAACTCTTTTTATGCTGGTGATCTTGCTCTCTACTTGCGGGCTTTGGTGCTGATTGTCCTGGGTGGTGTTGCTGCTTTTATTGCAGTCAATACAGCGAAAGGTAATGCTTTCTGGAATTTGCTCAAGGCGGCGCAGGTTGAAGTTCGTAAAGTAGTGTGGCCCTCTCGCCAGGAAACTACCCAAACCACGCTGATTGTTGCAGTTGTTGTTGTTGTTACTGCGCTAATTTTGTGGGGCCTGGACACCGGCTTAGGATACCTGGCTTCTCTTATCATTGGATAA
- a CDS encoding SPOR domain-containing protein, which produces MFTENGDQTAVSPQPQGFAYGNLERLQLVSESELTESVTGGQGAASAVPVTAEPVKPLCELVGAFASQEVATTLVERLQAIEVKAKIKELALPAGTRYQVYLPPQSTRKAALRQLAELQSKKIDSYIIPKGELENGISLGMFSKKALADEHLAKMRTLGLKPDVNVIERTYWEIWVMLEPGESKKMSGLAWSRALEGFADIERRQNFCLDVAS; this is translated from the coding sequence TTGTTCACGGAAAACGGCGACCAGACAGCTGTGTCACCACAGCCTCAAGGATTTGCATACGGTAATTTGGAGCGGCTTCAGCTGGTAAGTGAATCCGAGTTAACCGAGTCTGTCACCGGTGGGCAGGGAGCCGCAAGCGCGGTGCCCGTGACCGCTGAGCCGGTAAAGCCGCTGTGTGAGTTGGTTGGCGCCTTCGCCAGTCAGGAGGTGGCAACTACCTTGGTTGAGCGATTACAAGCGATTGAAGTAAAAGCAAAAATTAAAGAATTAGCCCTTCCCGCCGGCACCCGTTATCAGGTATATTTGCCGCCCCAATCGACACGGAAGGCTGCTTTACGCCAATTGGCTGAATTGCAGTCTAAGAAAATCGATAGCTATATCATTCCAAAGGGTGAGCTTGAAAATGGCATATCCTTGGGGATGTTTAGTAAAAAGGCGCTCGCTGATGAGCATCTGGCCAAGATGCGGACACTTGGGTTGAAGCCCGACGTCAACGTGATCGAGCGTACTTATTGGGAAATCTGGGTCATGCTGGAGCCCGGTGAAAGTAAGAAAATGAGCGGTTTGGCCTGGAGTCGAGCGCTTGAAGGGTTTGCCGACATCGAAAGACGACAAAATTTTTGTTTAGATGTTGCTTCCTGA
- a CDS encoding type III pantothenate kinase produces the protein MKLLVDAGNSRIKWWVPECQAQGVVERLALESLASEIAAVIDISRLSSVRVSCVAGKPIEAQLRSELGFAHNLEVKFARVSSPLPILTVAYRETQRLGVDRWLAMLAVRETFPDRFCAILDAGSAVTVDFIAADGVHAGGMIVPGVQTMARALWSNTSDVAVERLELVPRWRPGVDTYDCVRQGVSALYAGLVNEVHTYIDRSTEMRLPPAIVVTGGDRDWFEQAFSEPVVVDPHLVLKGLLVLDDLEK, from the coding sequence ATGAAACTATTGGTGGATGCCGGCAACAGTCGTATTAAATGGTGGGTGCCCGAATGTCAGGCGCAGGGCGTGGTCGAACGGCTCGCCCTGGAAAGTCTTGCCAGTGAAATCGCCGCGGTAATCGATATATCGAGACTCAGTTCTGTGCGGGTGTCTTGTGTTGCGGGAAAACCCATTGAGGCGCAATTGCGCAGTGAGTTGGGCTTCGCGCACAATCTTGAGGTTAAATTTGCTCGCGTGAGTTCTCCTTTGCCAATACTTACCGTGGCATACCGCGAAACGCAACGGCTCGGTGTAGATCGGTGGCTGGCGATGTTGGCGGTGCGGGAAACATTTCCCGACCGTTTTTGCGCGATCCTGGATGCGGGAAGTGCGGTGACTGTAGATTTTATTGCAGCGGATGGTGTCCACGCAGGCGGTATGATTGTACCGGGTGTGCAAACCATGGCGCGCGCGCTCTGGTCGAATACCAGTGACGTTGCGGTAGAGCGATTGGAGTTGGTGCCTCGCTGGCGCCCGGGCGTGGATACCTATGATTGCGTTAGGCAGGGCGTAAGTGCGCTCTACGCAGGTTTGGTCAACGAAGTTCACACTTACATCGACAGGTCGACGGAGATGCGCCTGCCGCCTGCTATAGTTGTAACCGGTGGCGACAGGGATTGGTTTGAGCAGGCGTTTAGCGAGCCTGTTGTGGTAGATCCACACTTGGTGCTGAAGGGGTTGCTGGTGTTGGACGACTTGGAAAAATAA
- the birA gene encoding bifunctional biotin--[acetyl-CoA-carboxylase] ligase/biotin operon repressor BirA: MNDSLLHLISLLDDGEIHSGAELGEALGISRAAVWKQLQQLQEMGVQVDSVKSKGYRIPGGLHLLSEQDIRRGLSPEVARLLAGIDIFPSLPSTNGHLLAAISQKGGERGRVCLAEQQTAGRGRRGRTWHSPFAKNIYFSLVWRFDQGIAAVEGLSLATGVCICQALESLGIQGVKLKWPNDLLFQGAKLGGVLLEIAGDVSGECYVVLGIGLNVDMSAVATGDIDQAFTDLSSIAAGDQPNRNRVVGALLEQLLPMLAKYHEKGFAVYRSVWEGYNAHYDQWVALVSAQNRVEGKVLGVTDTGALRLAFENGERTFVGGEVSLRSAVEAER; this comes from the coding sequence ATGAACGACTCCTTGCTGCATTTGATTTCTTTACTTGATGACGGCGAAATTCATTCCGGCGCTGAGCTGGGCGAAGCCCTGGGAATTAGTCGCGCTGCTGTGTGGAAGCAATTGCAGCAATTACAGGAAATGGGTGTTCAAGTCGATTCGGTGAAATCGAAGGGCTATCGCATTCCCGGTGGCCTTCATCTTCTCAGTGAGCAGGATATTCGCCGGGGGCTTTCACCAGAGGTGGCCCGGCTGTTGGCTGGAATAGATATCTTTCCGTCCTTGCCGTCTACCAACGGACATCTTCTGGCAGCGATAAGTCAGAAGGGTGGTGAGCGAGGGCGAGTGTGTCTGGCCGAGCAGCAAACAGCGGGGCGCGGCAGGCGCGGACGCACCTGGCATAGCCCTTTTGCGAAGAATATTTATTTCTCGCTGGTCTGGCGATTCGATCAGGGAATCGCTGCAGTGGAAGGGCTCAGTCTCGCTACAGGTGTGTGCATCTGTCAGGCGTTGGAATCACTTGGTATTCAGGGCGTCAAGCTGAAATGGCCGAATGATTTGTTGTTTCAAGGCGCAAAGCTCGGCGGTGTGCTGTTGGAAATTGCGGGTGACGTCAGTGGTGAGTGCTATGTGGTATTGGGTATCGGTCTGAATGTCGATATGTCTGCGGTAGCGACAGGGGATATCGATCAGGCGTTCACTGATCTGTCATCTATCGCAGCAGGTGATCAACCGAATCGCAATCGGGTTGTGGGCGCTCTACTTGAACAATTGTTGCCGATGCTTGCCAAATATCACGAGAAGGGTTTTGCGGTGTACCGTTCTGTCTGGGAAGGGTACAACGCTCACTACGATCAGTGGGTAGCGCTTGTGTCTGCCCAGAATCGCGTTGAGGGCAAGGTGCTGGGTGTAACAGACACCGGCGCATTGCGGCTGGCGTTTGAAAACGGTGAGCGAACATTTGTTGGTGGTGAAGTTAGCTTGAGGTCTGCTGTCGAGGCGGAGCGATAA
- the alr gene encoding alanine racemase, which yields MTHTLTINLSKIAANWQALNRFVSASVDCGAVVKADAYSLGMAEVLPALYLAGCRTFYVANLGEALDARGILSDVCGSYSDVAIVVLGGCAPGEERRFIDCRLVPVLVSTAMLERWCAVNGGEHNVLGSILKLNTGMGRLGLEPAEFDRIVQEPAYLARADVRMLMSHLACADEPEHSLNVEQLHRFRRALEISSQRYRPLTASLANSAGVCLGGDYHFNAVRPGLGLYTSFAQAEACGLGLETAVELHLPVVQVRKLPAGESVGYGATYRAQREARLAVVAGGYADGLFRALSNRAHCWVSAPGGAGGWRVPVVGRISMDTTIVDISAVPEGVVEEGSRIEFIGAHVPLDDLAASAQTINYEILTSLGVRYKRHYIRANPS from the coding sequence GTGACACATACCCTCACAATAAATTTATCCAAAATTGCTGCCAATTGGCAGGCGCTTAATCGCTTCGTTTCTGCGTCTGTAGATTGTGGTGCTGTAGTAAAGGCAGACGCCTATAGCCTGGGTATGGCGGAAGTTCTGCCTGCACTTTATCTCGCCGGTTGCCGGACATTTTACGTTGCCAACCTTGGTGAGGCGCTGGATGCGCGGGGAATATTGTCTGATGTTTGCGGCAGTTACTCCGATGTTGCCATTGTGGTGCTTGGCGGCTGTGCGCCGGGGGAGGAGCGTCGCTTTATTGATTGCCGACTGGTGCCGGTGCTGGTAAGCACCGCGATGCTGGAGCGATGGTGCGCGGTCAATGGCGGGGAGCACAACGTGCTGGGGTCTATTTTGAAACTCAATACCGGTATGGGGCGCCTTGGCTTGGAGCCTGCTGAGTTTGACAGGATCGTACAGGAGCCGGCATATCTTGCGCGCGCGGATGTACGCATGTTGATGAGCCACCTCGCCTGTGCAGATGAGCCAGAACACTCGCTGAATGTCGAACAGTTACACCGTTTTCGACGCGCCCTTGAAATATCGTCACAGCGTTATCGGCCGTTAACGGCGTCATTAGCGAATTCTGCGGGCGTGTGTCTTGGTGGCGACTACCACTTCAATGCGGTGCGGCCGGGCCTTGGTCTTTACACCAGTTTTGCCCAGGCGGAAGCTTGTGGCCTGGGTTTGGAGACCGCTGTGGAATTGCATTTACCGGTGGTTCAAGTGCGCAAGCTTCCTGCTGGCGAGTCGGTCGGGTATGGCGCAACTTACCGAGCTCAGCGCGAAGCGCGTTTGGCTGTGGTCGCGGGTGGCTACGCAGACGGTTTGTTTCGCGCATTAAGTAATCGCGCGCATTGCTGGGTCTCCGCTCCCGGTGGTGCTGGCGGCTGGCGCGTACCGGTGGTTGGGCGTATTTCTATGGATACGACTATCGTCGATATATCAGCGGTGCCTGAAGGCGTCGTGGAGGAGGGGAGTCGAATCGAATTTATTGGTGCGCATGTTCCACTCGATGATCTGGCGGCATCCGCGCAAACAATCAATTACGAAATATTGACCTCTCTTGGTGTGCGCTACAAGCGCCATTACATTCGAGCTAATCCGTCATGA